A section of the Primulina eburnea isolate SZY01 chromosome 1, ASM2296580v1, whole genome shotgun sequence genome encodes:
- the LOC140808015 gene encoding uncharacterized protein, with product MISGGSTDGDSNRARKAMGRRVCLEVNGRRRNEPIISFGPEDLRGVSLPHNDALVIQALVANYDVLRVFVDNWSSVNVIFKEALIQMDLHEYQLEAIETALFGFAGHTVYPKGEITLPLTLGSGDLRKTIMTVFTVVDAPSSYNIILGRPAMNEMRAVASIYHQKIKFLVRGQVGEVKRDQPSSRKCYGETVRIDQKKERREGKKKKMVQEAREIEEK from the coding sequence ATGATTTCGGGAGGATCTACTGATGGTGATTCTAACCGGGCTAGGAAAGCAATGGGTAGAAGAGTTTGTTTAGAAGTTAATGGGAGGAGGCGGAATGAGCCGATTATTAGTTTTGGCCCAGAAGACCTCAGAGGAGTTAGCCTACCTCACAATGATGCTCTGGTCATTCAGGCCCTGGTCGCTAATTATGATGTGTTGAGAGTTTTTGTGGATAACTGGAGTTCTGTTAATGTCATTTTCAAAGAAGCCCTGATCCAAATGGATTTACATGAATACCAGCTAGAAGCAATTGAGACTGCTCTGTTCGGCTTTGCCGGTCATACTGTATACCCTAAAGGAGAGATCACTCTACCCCTAACACTTGGAAGTGGAGACTTGAGGAAGACAATTATGACGGTTTTCACCGTAGTAGACGCCCCATCTTCGTATAACATAATCCTTGGAAGGCCAGCCATGAACGAGATGAGAGCTGTAGCTTCCATTTATCACCAGAAGATCAAGTTCCTAGTACGAGGACAAGTTGGAGAGGTTAAGAGAGATCAACCCTCCTCCCGGAAGTGCTATGGTGAAACAGTCCGGATAGACCAGAAGAAGGAAAGAAGGGAGGgcaaaaaaaagaagatggtTCAGGAAGCAAGAGAGATAGAGGAGAAATAA